From Candidatus Binataceae bacterium, the proteins below share one genomic window:
- the serA gene encoding phosphoglycerate dehydrogenase, which yields MAETFRVLLSDALNPQGVEVFSRYPELKVDIKTGIKPAELAGIIAPYHALIVRSSTRVTREVIEHAEALRVIGRAGVGVDNIDLEAATRRGIVVMNSPLGNSVTTAEHALSMLMALARHIPAANAAVKAGRWERGKFTGVEVSNKTLGVIGLGNIGRIVAERAQGLRMKVIGYDPILTAEAAARIGVELVGLEQLYHRADFITVHAPLTNDTRGLVGAAAFALMKPGVRIINCARGGIVDEQALCEALRAGKVAGAALDVFVEEPPPRDHPLLRFDNVIATPHLGAATDEAQIRVSIDIAQQIAEFLLEGVIRHSVNMPALSPKELEALGPHLRLAERLGRLAAQLIDEAPSQITVGLGGEAAGLKAEPITAAALKGLLSGFLDQEFNYVSAPFIARERGISVTETRSRETTDYINTLVLSVRTAAGVHEVAGAVIGNRGLRLIRIDGYRVEAVPEGYFLMLHNRDVPGVVGAVGTVLGQAGINIAGLELGRDRVGGTALSLVEVDQPVPPEVLERLKTLPAITAAALLKL from the coding sequence ATGGCGGAAACCTTCCGGGTTCTGCTCAGCGACGCCCTCAATCCGCAGGGGGTCGAAGTCTTCAGCCGCTATCCCGAGCTCAAGGTCGATATCAAGACCGGGATCAAGCCGGCCGAACTGGCGGGGATCATTGCGCCGTACCATGCGCTAATCGTCCGCAGCTCGACGCGGGTGACGCGCGAGGTAATCGAGCACGCCGAGGCGCTGCGTGTGATCGGGCGCGCCGGCGTCGGCGTTGACAATATCGACCTCGAAGCGGCGACGCGGCGCGGAATCGTGGTGATGAACAGCCCGCTCGGCAACAGCGTCACCACCGCCGAACACGCGTTGTCGATGCTGATGGCGCTGGCGCGGCACATTCCGGCCGCCAACGCGGCGGTCAAGGCCGGGCGCTGGGAGCGCGGCAAGTTCACCGGCGTCGAGGTCTCCAACAAGACCCTGGGCGTGATCGGGCTCGGCAATATCGGGCGGATCGTCGCCGAGCGTGCGCAGGGGCTCAGGATGAAAGTGATCGGCTATGACCCGATCCTGACCGCCGAGGCGGCCGCGCGGATCGGGGTCGAACTGGTCGGCCTCGAACAGCTCTACCACCGCGCCGACTTCATCACCGTCCACGCGCCGCTCACCAACGACACCCGCGGGCTCGTCGGCGCCGCAGCGTTCGCCCTGATGAAGCCGGGCGTGCGGATCATCAACTGCGCCCGCGGCGGGATCGTTGACGAGCAAGCGCTGTGCGAGGCGCTGCGCGCGGGCAAGGTCGCCGGTGCCGCGCTCGACGTCTTCGTCGAGGAGCCGCCGCCCCGCGACCATCCGCTGCTCCGGTTCGACAACGTGATTGCGACGCCCCATCTGGGGGCCGCCACCGACGAGGCGCAGATCCGGGTCTCGATCGACATCGCGCAACAGATCGCCGAGTTCCTGCTCGAAGGCGTTATCCGCCATTCGGTCAACATGCCGGCGCTCTCGCCCAAAGAACTCGAAGCGCTCGGGCCGCATCTGCGCCTGGCCGAGCGGCTGGGCCGGCTCGCCGCGCAGCTCATCGACGAGGCGCCTTCGCAGATCACGGTGGGGCTGGGTGGAGAGGCCGCGGGGCTCAAGGCCGAGCCGATCACGGCGGCCGCGCTCAAGGGGCTGCTCAGCGGCTTTCTCGACCAGGAATTCAACTACGTCAGCGCCCCTTTCATCGCGCGCGAGCGCGGAATCAGCGTGACCGAGACCCGCTCCCGCGAGACCACCGACTACATCAACACGCTGGTACTGAGCGTGCGCACCGCCGCCGGCGTGCACGAGGTCGCCGGCGCCGTTATCGGCAACCGCGGGCTCAGGCTCATCCGTATCGACGGCTACCGCGTCGAGGCGGTGCCCGAGGGCTACTTCCTGATGCTGCACAACCGCGACGTGCCCGGCGTGGTCGGCGCGGTGGGCACGGTGCTGGGGCAGGCGGGGATCAATATCGCGGGACTCGAGCTCGGGCGTGACCGCGTCGGCGGCACCGCGCTCAGCCTGGTCGAAGTCGATCAGCCGGTGCCGCCCGAGGTGCTCGAGCGCCTCAAGACGTTGCCGGCGATAACCGCGGCGGCGCTGCTCAAGCTGTAG